CAACGCTATAGTTTTTTTGGCCATCGGTTTGCTCCTTTATTGAAACTTGGTCGTGGAAATTTTGGAGTTTCCGATGGCTATTATATTTTCAGACTGCTTTTTTTACACCACTTCCGGGGATTTTATCAAATTCGGAGTCAGGTTGAATTAGAAAATCTACGGTTACAGGTATTGATCCAGGCGCGCGCCATCTCTGGGAAGTTTTACGACCATTAGGATTTTTATCCGGTTTAAAACCGTTATCACGTAAGTTCTCTGAAAAAGTTTTATACAATTCTTTTTTGAACAATGCTAATGACAAACCGATATCAAGATCAATTGTACCGGCATGCGTTTCCGCACCTGTTGGAAGTCTGTCTTGGTCGATTAACAAAGAGGGGACCAATCCTCCCACGACTACTACTTCATCCATTAAATTTCCGAGTTTGGTAGCAACATGTAAGCAAGTTTGTTTTACTAGTTCAAATTGTTCGAGTTTATATTCAGAAGCAAGCGCGGGTTTATTAAGCATTATTTTTCCAATTCAGGAATCTGTTTTTCAATTCGCTCGCCACTTCTTCTGATCTTTCAGGATGCGCCTTTAAGTCAAGATAAACTTGTAATGGATGTACGCAGTTAATGTCTTCCATTTTTTTTTCACCCAAGAAAACTTCGGTATCGTTTGGAATAAGCAACCACAGATTAGCGCCACGTGGGTCCTTACGAAAACCGATTTTTTCATAAAACGTTTGATCGGGTTCTTTTTCCACGTAAATAGAACATATCCTGAATCCAGAGAATTTTGTATATGCCCAAGCTGCCGCCAGTCCCGTAGCGGCATACTTTGCATTGTTCGCAACAGAGATTTCAGCTATTTTTTTTAGAAGTTCATCCCCGGAGCGTGCTGGCGCATGACCTCGAATGATAATGTGCTTATCAAGCTTATAGGATTCCCTCCACGAAGACAGTAATAATTCCGGATCTTTTGGTTTTACAGCAGATTCATTATTTCTCTGCAGATAACCATCCTTCAATAGACGTGTCACGATTCTGCTCACAAAGCCTTCATCCAGATATGTAGCACGGGAAATTTCACGTTGCGTGAATGATTTTTCATGGTGGAGAAGCAGCCATCTGGTTACCCTGGAACTTTTCGGGGCGAATAGATTTGCAGGCCTTCCCTGGTTAAGAAATTGATTTCGATTTCCAGAGATGATGATTCTGAGTTTTGGGGCAATTATATGCGCATTGCCGCTGAGGTCAAACCACCCTATATTGTTTTGCTCACAGACCTTACGTCCAACTTCGCCCATGTATGCTGCTGCTATAAGTGGATATTTATCCGATTTCCCATTGACAATTTGATGCTGCTGGAGATATTGAATAGTGGAGTTTATATTTGCGGCACTTGTATTTATGATAAAATTCACTTGAAAAGTCATTCCGAGTGCTTTAAGTGTTAAATCGCTTGAAATACTTTCGGTTCTATGAAAATCTAATTGTTCGTTTGTGACCCCTAAAATAGCAGCAAAAGTCTCGGGGATTTTAGACATCATCGAAATATGCTCAGATTTGTACCTCATGCTTGTTTAAATACCAGGACTTGATTTAATTGTCAAGTTATATAATTTAGACAAGTTGATTGTATTTTTTTGAGAAGTGCCACACTTTGTTTTTTTCTAAGATGGACTTATTTACAATATTTGGATAAAATGAGAAAAATCACCCGCTGTCAGATCCGTGACCGCAGAGGCTGAAAAAGGAGCAGGAATGATCAAACACAATTTCCATTTTACCCATAAAGAACTTGTTCTGGCTCTTGTCCTTTTTTTTACGCTCGTCTCAGCTTATGCAGATACCTTGAAAATAGGGCTTTACGATAACAAACCCAAGATTTTCCGCGATGAAAAAGGACAGGCTGCCGGGATCTTCGCGGACATACTCGCAGACATCGCTGCCAGAGAACATCTGCAGATCGAATATGTATACGGCAACTGGCCGCAGGGGCTCGGCCGGCTCTCAAGCGGCGAAATCGACATCATGCCTGATGTGTGCTATACGGAAGCCCGGGCCCAGCTGTATGATTTCGGTGCCGTACCGGTACTGTCAGACTGGTTCCAGGTGTACTCCAGAAGGAAAGAACCTGTCACTTCCATCCTTGACCTGAACTGCCACAGGATCGGAGTGCTGGCGCAATCCGTACAGCAGGACATGTTCGTGAACATGAGCCGCGATTTCGGGATCAACCCTGAAGTCATCGGGCTGGACGATTATCCGCTGCTCGTATCAGCACTGGCTGAAGGGAAAGTTGATTTTGCGATTTTCAACCGCTATTTCATCCCTTCCGGGGATTTGGCCGGACAGATCAGGGAAACACCTGTGATCTTCAATCCCACACGCCTGCATTTCGCCTATACAAAAGGCAGGCATGCAGACCTGATCGTCAGCATGGACCGCTGCCTCAAGGAACTTCAGCAGGATCCTGACTCTGCATATTACAAGGCATTACGCAAATGGACTGACCGCGCTCAGGTGCCGCTTGTCTCGAACAGATTCAGATCTCTGCTTTTCGTGGTTTTCTGTTTTTTAATCGCACTGGCTGTGTATTCCTATTTTCAGAGTCGCCAGGTGATCCGGAAAACCGCTGAACTCTCAGCCAAGACAGGTGCCCTGAAAAAGGCTCAGGCCGA
The sequence above is drawn from the Candidatus Wallbacteria bacterium genome and encodes:
- a CDS encoding type IV toxin-antitoxin system AbiEi family antitoxin translates to MSKIPETFAAILGVTNEQLDFHRTESISSDLTLKALGMTFQVNFIINTSAANINSTIQYLQQHQIVNGKSDKYPLIAAAYMGEVGRKVCEQNNIGWFDLSGNAHIIAPKLRIIISGNRNQFLNQGRPANLFAPKSSRVTRWLLLHHEKSFTQREISRATYLDEGFVSRIVTRLLKDGYLQRNNESAVKPKDPELLLSSWRESYKLDKHIIIRGHAPARSGDELLKKIAEISVANNAKYAATGLAAAWAYTKFSGFRICSIYVEKEPDQTFYEKIGFRKDPRGANLWLLIPNDTEVFLGEKKMEDINCVHPLQVYLDLKAHPERSEEVASELKNRFLNWKNNA